CACCCCCCGCTGGACCCGCCAGCTGCGCCGCAACCTCACCGCCCGCGCGATCGCCGGATCGAACACCATCGAGGGATACGCCGCGACGGTCGACGACGTGGAAGCCCTCATGTCCGGCGAGGAACCCCTGGAGACCGGGGACAGGACGCGCGCCGAGCTGGAGGGCTACCAGCGCGCCATGACCTACATCCAGGCCCTCGCCGACGCCGGAGACGACTTCCGGTACGACGCCGGCCTGCTCAACGGACTGCACTTCATGCTCCAGGGCCACCACCTCGACAAGCGCCCCGGCCGCCGGCGCGACGGCCCGGTCTACGTCACCAGCCCCGACGACCCCCTCGTCCCCGCGTACACCGCACCCGACCAGGCGGACATCCCCCCTCTGATGTCGGAGTTCATCGACTGGCTCAACCAGGGCGACCTCGACGCCCCCGTCCACGTCCGCGCCTCCATGGCCCATCTCAACCTCGTCAAGATCCACCCGTGGAAGGACGGCAACGGACGCATGTCCCGCGCCCTGTCCACCCTGGTGTTCTCCCGCGAGGCCCTGATACCGCCCGAGTTCTCCTCCATCGAGGAGTGGCTCGGCCGGGGGCAGAACACCTACGCGTACTACCAGATCCTGGAGGACGTGGGCGGCCCGCACTGGAGTCCGGAGCGGGACACCCGGCCCTGGATCCGGTTCTGCCTGACGGCACACCACCGCCAGGCCCAGCAGGCCCGGCGGCGCTTCGATGTCATGTCGCGGGCCTGGACCCGCCTGGCCGACGGCGTCGAAGCGGCCGGCATGGACGAACGAGTCGTCCACGCCCTCCTCCCCGCCTTCTCCGACGCGAAGGTCCGCCGCACCGTGTACCAGCAGGACGCCGACCTCAGCGACCAGCAGGCCATCCGCGACATCCGAGAACTCGTCGCCCGTGGCTGGCTCGTCCCCCACGGCAGGGCCCGGGCCCGCCACTACGCCCCCGGCCCCCTCATGGACCCGGTCCGCGAAGAGGTGCGCCAGTCCATGGAGCCGTACGCGGACCCCTACCGACGTGGTCAATGACCTGGCGTTCCACCGCGGTTGACGAGTCGTACCGGTTACGGACGCTGCGCGGCGTCCTGCCAGTGATCGACGAGCCCCCTCCCCCGTGGCCGACAGGGCCCCGCGCCGAAGCCGTCCCCGGGTGGCTACCCTGCTCGTCATGACCGATCAGCGCCGTCGTCTCGTACTCGCCTCCGCGTCGCCCGCTCGTCTCGGACTGCTGCGGCAGGCCGGGTTCGCGCCCGAAGTGATTGTCAGTGGGGTGGACGAGGACGCCCTGTCCGCCGCCACGCCCGCCGATCTGGCACGGGTGCTCGCCGAGGCCAAGGCCACCGTCGTGGCCGCGCTCCCGGAAGCCGCCGGCGCGCTGGTCGTCGGCTGTGACTCGGTGCTGGAGCTGGACGGCGCGGCGTACGGCAAGCCCGGTGACGCCGAGACCGCCACCACGCGCTGGAAGCAGATCCGCGGCCGGGCGGGTGTGCTCCAGACCGGGCACTGCGTCATCGACACCGTCTCCGGGCGCAGCGTGTCGGCGACCGGTTCGACGGCGGTCCGGTTCGGGGAGCCGACGGACGAGGAGATCGCGGCGTACGTCGCGACGGGCGAACCCCTGCATGTGGCGGGCGCGTTCACGCTGGACGGGTACGGGGCGCCGTTCGTGGAGGCGATCGAGGGCAGCCACGGGAACGTGCTCGGTCTCTCCCTGCCCCTGCTGCGCGGCCTGCTGGCCCAGCACGGTGTGGCGATCACGGACCTCTGGACCTGAATTCCCGTGGGCCCAAAGCGAGTTCAGGTGCGGTGAGTTCAGACCGCGGTGGGGTCGGTCCCGGTCGGCGCGGTCACCGCGCCCGGCGCCGGGCGGCCCTCGTACGCCACCAGGGTCAGCACGATCAGCCCCAGCACCACCATCAGGTACAGGAACGCCGTCCACCCCACCAGCCCCACCGCCAGCGCGCCGAGCACGGCGTGCAGGATCGCGCAGACGACCAGCACGGGGCGCGCCACCCGGCCGAAGCCGCGGTCCGTGAGCGCCGCGCGGGCCGGCGGGAGCGCGCACAGCGCGAGGAAGAGGCCGAGGGCGGCGCCCGCCGCCCAGGCGCCGGTGGACATGGCGTCGGGGTGGAGTCCGGCGAGTGACATCTGCTGGTTGTCGACGACGGTGGCCATCACCCCGTTGAGGAAGACGAAGCCGACCGCCTCCACGAGCAGGACGAGCGCGGCCACCCCCGCCACCGGTCTGCGCACCACGGCACCCATCTCGTCCCCCTGTCATCCCGGCTGTTACCTCAAGTACGTTCGGCATCGGGAAGGCTACTGACCGGTAAACCCCCGGACAAGGGCCCGGACCGAGGCAAAGAAACAGGAAGCCGTTAGTGGGGACTCAACAAAGATTCACGAGACGCGCCGGGGTGCTCTGACAGAGACCAGAGCCGCGTAAGCCGATTACTGTGCGGCTCGGAGTCCCGGCGTACCCTGGCGTCACAAGGGATTTCGCGATGTGGGCGGGCCTCGGATCACACTGCGTGTGGGGAAGATCACCACTGGGGACGGGTCGATCGTGCGTGTCGGCAGTCCCTAAACTCAGCTTGTTTCCAGGAGGGAGCCATCGTGCGCAAGGTGCTCATCGCCAACCGTGGCGAAATCGCTGTCCGTGTTGCTCGTGCGTGCCGGGACGCCGGGATCGGCTCGGTGGCTGTGTACGCCGATCCCGACCGGGACGCGTCGCATGTGCGCGCGGCCGACGAGGCGTTCGCGCTGGGTGGTGACACCCCCGCCGCCAGCTATCTCGACATGGCCAAGGTCCTCCAGGCCGCGAAGGACTCCGGCGCGGACGCGATCCACCCGGGCTACGGATTCCTGTCCGAGAACGCCGAGTTCGCGCAGGCGGTGCTGGACGCGGGGCTGACCTGGATCGGTCCGCCGCCGCAGGCGATCCGCGACCTCGGCGACAAGGTCGCCGCCCGGCACATCGCGCAGCGCGCCGGTGCCCCGCTGGTCGCTGGCACCCCCGACCCGGTGTCGGGCGCCGACGAGGTCGTCGCGTTCGCCCGTGAACACGGTCTGCCCATCGCCATCAAGGCCGCCTTCGGCGGTGGCGGGCGCGGGCTGAAGGTCGCCCGCACGCTGGAGGAGGTCCCCGAGCTGTACGACTCCGCCGTCCGCGAGGCGGTCGCGGCCTTCGGGCGCGGCGAGTGCTTCGTGGAGCGGTACCTCGACAAGCCGCGGCACGTGGAGACCCAGTGCCTGGCCGACACGCACGGCAACGTGGTCGTCGTCTCCACCCGTGACTGCTCGCTCCAGCGCCGCCACCAGAAGCTGGTGGAGGAGGCCCCGGCGCCGTTCCTGAGCCAGGAGCAGAACGACGAGCTGTACGCGGCGTCGAAGGCGATCCTGAAGGAGGCCGGCTACGTCGGCGCCGGCACGGTCGAGTTCCTCGTCGGGACGGACGGCACGATCTCGTTCCTGGAGGTCAACACCCGTCTCCAGGTGGAGCACCCGGTGACCGAGGAGGTCACGGGCATCGACCTGGTACGGGAGATGTTCCGCATCGCCGACGGCGAGGAGCTGGGTTACGACGACCCGCCGGTGCGGGGCCACTCGATCGAGTTCCGTATCAACGGCGAGGACCCCGGGCGGGGCTTCCTGCCCGCGCCGGGCACCGTCAGCCTCTTCCGTCCGCCGACCGGGCCGGGCGTGCGCCTGGACGCCGGGGTGGAGACCGGGTCGGTCATCGGCCCGGCCTGGGACTCGCTGCTGGCCAAACTGATCGTCACCGGTGCCACGCGTGAGCAGGCGTTGCAGCGCGCGTCGCGCGCGCTGGGCGAGTTCCGGGTCGAGGGCATGGCCACGGCGATCCCGTTCCACCGGGCCGTCGTCACCGACCCGGCGTTCACCGCCGACCCGTTCACGATCCACACCCGGTGGATCGAGACCGAGTTCGTCAACACCATCGCGCCGTTCGCCGCCCCGGCGGACGCGGACACCGAGGACGAGCCCGGCCGCGAGACGGTGGTCGTGGAGGTCGGCGGCAAGCGCCTGGAGGTCTCGCTGCCGTCCAGCCTCGGCATGAGCCTGGCCCGTACGGGGCTGGCCGCCGGTGCCCGGCCCAAGCGGCGCGCGACGAAGAAGGCGGGCTCGGCGGCGTCCGGCGACAGCCTCGCCTCGCCGATGCAGGGCACGATCGTGAAGGTGGCGGTCGAGGAGGGCCAGCGGGTCGAGGAGGGTGACCTGGTCGTCGTCCTGGAGGCCATGAAGATGGAACAGCCCCTCAACGCCCACCGGTCCGGCACCATCAAGGGCCTGACCGCCGAGGTCGGCGCGTCGCTCACCTCGGGCGCGCTGATCTGCGAGATCAAGGACTGACCCGCTCGCCTTACGCGCTACGACGGCCCCGCCCGGTACGACCGGCGGGGCCGTCGGCGTACGGGTGCGGGACGTACGGGTGCGGGACGTACGGGTGCGGGACGTACGGCATGAGGCGCAGGGCGTGCGGGCGCGGGGCGTGGAGCGCGTACGGGGCGTGGAGGCGCAGGGACGCACGGGCATGGGGCGCGCGGGCGCGGTGGCATGCTGGAGACCCGGACCGCCGCCGTACGGCTCAGGCCCCCGCAGCGACAGGAGGACCGCGATGGCGAGCAGCAGCGACGCGCCGCCCCGGCCCATGCGCGCCGACGCGCGCCGCAACTACGAGCGGTTGCTGGGCGAGGCCCGTTCCGCCTTCGCCGCGCACGGCACGGACGCCTCGCTGGAGGACGTGGCGCGGCGGGCGGGGGTGGGCATCGGCACGCTGTACCGGCACTTCCCGACCCGCCACGCGCTGATGAACGCGGTCTTCCAGGAGGCCCTCGCCGATCTGCTCGACCGCTCGCGCGAACTGGCCGGCGCCGAGCGGCCGTGCCAGGCGCTGGTGGCCTGGCTGCGTGCGCTGATCACTCACGCGGGTGAGTACCGGGGGCTGTCGCGGGCGCTCATGTCGGCGTCGCACGACGAGAGTTCGGCTCTGACGCAGTGCAGTTCCGGGCTCCGCGCGGCGGGCGAACGGCTGCTCGTACGGGCGCGGCTGAGCGGTGCCGTACGCGCGGACGTGTCCATCGACGACCTGATGCAACTGACGAACGCGATCGCCCTCGCCGCCGAACAGACCCCGGACGACCCGGAACTGGCCGACCGGCTGCTGACCCTGACGCTGACGGGGCTACGCGCTCCGGAGGGGGCGGCCCCGGGCGGGTCTGCCTGAGCACTCCGAGTGCCGGGGCGGGGGCGGACCGAGCGGACGAGCGGGGTGGGCTTTACGGGGGCGGGGACGGCTTGAGCTGACGTGCGGGGCACGTTGTGGGGGCGGGGCTGGCGCCCCCGGCCGGTCTTGCGGGCCTTCGCCTACCCGGTCACCCGCCGGGCGGGTGCCCGGGTGTCCCCCGGGGTGACGTCGGCTTCGGAGCCCGTACGGGACGCGCCCGGTCGGCTGCGACAACCGAGGGATCACCCTCCCTGCCGCCCGGACAGGAACGCGGCACCCCGCCGGGCACGGCCGACCTGGCGGAGATCCGCAGACCGGCCACGGCGCCCGCCGGTGGCGGGGGTTCGGATGCCGCCGCCGCGTTGCCGGCGGCGGAGGTCCCCCGCGCGGCTGAGGCTCACCCGGCGGAGGCCCGTCGCCCGGCCATCGCGCCCACCGATGACGCGGCCGCCCGGCGACTTGGCCGCCGCACCCACCGACACCCGAGGTGCGCCCCCGCCACCACGCCTACCGGCGGCGCAGGTCCGACACCCGGGCGCGGTCCGGGGGCTGGTCGGCGAGGGTGCCCGCCGAGCCCGACGTCGCGCCCCGCAGTGGCTGCGGGCCCGGCCCGCCACCCCCGTGCGTACGGCGCTGGCCCGGCAGCGGGGTGTCCCGGCGGGCCTGGCGGCCCGGCGGGGGCGGGAGGGCCTCGCCGCCGCCTCCCGGGCCGCCGGGGCCCGTCCCGGCGGCGCCGCCCGTGACCGTGATCTGCACGCCCTGGTCGGCGAGCGCCTGGAGTTCCGTACCGGCGCGGTCGTCGTGGGCGGGCGGGTCGTCGGTGACCAGCCGGGTGATCACGTCCGTCGGCACCGTCTGGAACATGGTGTCGGTGCCGAGTTTCGTGTGGTCGGCGAGCACCACGACCTCGGCCGCCGCCTGCACCAGCGCGCGGTCGACGCTGGCGGAGAGCATGTTGGAGGTGGACAGGCCGCGCTCCGCGGTGAGCCCGCTCCCGGACAGGAACGCGCGGGAGACCCGCAGCCCCTGGAGCGACTGTTCGGCACCGCTGCCGACCAGCGCGTAGTTGGAGCCACGCAGGGTGCCGCCGGTCATGACGACCTCGACCCGGTTGGCATGGGCCAACGCCTGCGCGACGAGCAGCGAGTTGGTGACGACGGTCAGACCGGGAATCCGCGCGAGCCGGCGGGCCAGCTCCTGCGTGGTCGTACCGGCGCCGACCACCACGGCCTCGCCCTCTTCGACGAGACTCGCGGCGAGATCGGCGATGGCCGTCTTCTCCGCCGTGGCGAGATGGGATTTTTGCGGAAAGCCGGATTCTCGCGTGAATCCGCCCGGCAGTACCGCACCGCCGTGCCGGCGGTCGAGGAGTCCTTCGGCCTCCAGCGCCCGCACGTCCCGCCGTACGGTCACTTCGGAGGTCTGGACGACGCGGGCGAGCTCCCGGAGCGACACGGCTCCGTTGGCGCGCACCATTTCAAGGATTAACTGACGACGTTCTGCAGCGAACACGAAACTGACAGTAACCCCAACGGCCGTCCGTTTTCAGAGCTTCGCGCCGAAAATCGGAAGGTGTACGTATGGGACGGTGACACGTGGTATGGGTGGGCGGGCCCGGGGCCCGCGCACGCCCATGACCTGCGTCAACCCTCGTCCCCGCCCTGGCGGCTGTGCAGTTGTCGCGCCACCTCGGCGATCGAGCCCGACAGAGAGGGGTACACAGTGAAAGCGTTTGCGATCTGTTCCACGGTCAGATTGTTGTCGACCGCGATCGAGATGGGGTGAATCAGCTCGCTGGCACGCGGCGACACCACCACACCGCCGACGACGATCCCGGTGCCCGGACGGCACAGTATTTTGACGAAACCGTCCCGGATGCCCTGCATCTTGGCGCGAGGGTTACGCAGCAGCGGCAGCTTGACGACCCGTGCGTCGATCTTCCCGCTGTCCACGTCCGACTGGCTGTAGCCGACGGTCGCGATCTCCGGGTCCGTGAAGACGTTGGACGAGACCGTCTTGAGGTTGAGCGGGGCGACGGCGTCGCCGAGGAAGTGGTACATGGCGATCCGGCCCTGCATCGCCGCCACCGAGGCGAGCGCGAAGATGCCGGTCACGTCACCCGCCGCGTAGACGCCGGGTGCGGACGTACGCGAGACCCGGTCGGTCCAGATGTGGCCCGAGTCCTTGACCCGGACCCCGGCGTCCTCCAGGCCCATGCCCTCGGCGTTGGGGATCGCGCCGACCGCCATCAGACAGTGCGTGCCGGAGATGACCCGGCCGTCGTCCAGCGTGACCTCGACGCGGTCGCCCGCGCGCTTGGCGGACGCGGCGCGGGAGCGCGACATCACGTTCATGCCCCGGCGGCGGAAGACGTCCTCCAGGACGGCGGCGGCGTCCGGGTCCTCGCCGGGCAGCACTCGGTCGCGGGAGGAGACGAGCGTGACGCGCGAGCCGAGCGCCTGGTAGGCGCCGGCGAACTCGGCGCCGGTGACGCCGGAGCCGACGACGATCAGTTCCTCGGGCAGCTCCGTCAGGTCGTACACCTGCGTCCAGTTGAGGATCCGCTCGCCGTCGGGCAGCGCGTCGGGGATCTCACGCGGGTGCGCGCCGGTGGCGATGA
Above is a window of Streptomyces sp. NBC_01498 DNA encoding:
- a CDS encoding NAD(P)H-quinone dehydrogenase; the encoded protein is MTRIVIIGGGPGGYEAALVAAQLGAEVTVVDCDGLGGASVLTDCVPSKTLIATAEVMTTFDSSYEELGIIVADDTPPLEQAARVVGVDLGKVNRRVKRLALAQSHDITASVTRAGARVVRGRGRLHGQQATDGSRKVIVTSADGAEDTLTADAVLIATGAHPREIPDALPDGERILNWTQVYDLTELPEELIVVGSGVTGAEFAGAYQALGSRVTLVSSRDRVLPGEDPDAAAVLEDVFRRRGMNVMSRSRAASAKRAGDRVEVTLDDGRVISGTHCLMAVGAIPNAEGMGLEDAGVRVKDSGHIWTDRVSRTSAPGVYAAGDVTGIFALASVAAMQGRIAMYHFLGDAVAPLNLKTVSSNVFTDPEIATVGYSQSDVDSGKIDARVVKLPLLRNPRAKMQGIRDGFVKILCRPGTGIVVGGVVVSPRASELIHPISIAVDNNLTVEQIANAFTVYPSLSGSIAEVARQLHSRQGGDEG
- a CDS encoding Fic family protein — encoded protein: MLYATPSLDADDRRALDEIESMRRSLRHMLRATPRWTRQLRRNLTARAIAGSNTIEGYAATVDDVEALMSGEEPLETGDRTRAELEGYQRAMTYIQALADAGDDFRYDAGLLNGLHFMLQGHHLDKRPGRRRDGPVYVTSPDDPLVPAYTAPDQADIPPLMSEFIDWLNQGDLDAPVHVRASMAHLNLVKIHPWKDGNGRMSRALSTLVFSREALIPPEFSSIEEWLGRGQNTYAYYQILEDVGGPHWSPERDTRPWIRFCLTAHHRQAQQARRRFDVMSRAWTRLADGVEAAGMDERVVHALLPAFSDAKVRRTVYQQDADLSDQQAIRDIRELVARGWLVPHGRARARHYAPGPLMDPVREEVRQSMEPYADPYRRGQ
- a CDS encoding DeoR/GlpR family DNA-binding transcription regulator → MFAAERRQLILEMVRANGAVSLRELARVVQTSEVTVRRDVRALEAEGLLDRRHGGAVLPGGFTRESGFPQKSHLATAEKTAIADLAASLVEEGEAVVVGAGTTTQELARRLARIPGLTVVTNSLLVAQALAHANRVEVVMTGGTLRGSNYALVGSGAEQSLQGLRVSRAFLSGSGLTAERGLSTSNMLSASVDRALVQAAAEVVVLADHTKLGTDTMFQTVPTDVITRLVTDDPPAHDDRAGTELQALADQGVQITVTGGAAGTGPGGPGGGGEALPPPPGRQARRDTPLPGQRRTHGGGGPGPQPLRGATSGSAGTLADQPPDRARVSDLRRR
- a CDS encoding acetyl/propionyl/methylcrotonyl-CoA carboxylase subunit alpha, producing the protein MRKVLIANRGEIAVRVARACRDAGIGSVAVYADPDRDASHVRAADEAFALGGDTPAASYLDMAKVLQAAKDSGADAIHPGYGFLSENAEFAQAVLDAGLTWIGPPPQAIRDLGDKVAARHIAQRAGAPLVAGTPDPVSGADEVVAFAREHGLPIAIKAAFGGGGRGLKVARTLEEVPELYDSAVREAVAAFGRGECFVERYLDKPRHVETQCLADTHGNVVVVSTRDCSLQRRHQKLVEEAPAPFLSQEQNDELYAASKAILKEAGYVGAGTVEFLVGTDGTISFLEVNTRLQVEHPVTEEVTGIDLVREMFRIADGEELGYDDPPVRGHSIEFRINGEDPGRGFLPAPGTVSLFRPPTGPGVRLDAGVETGSVIGPAWDSLLAKLIVTGATREQALQRASRALGEFRVEGMATAIPFHRAVVTDPAFTADPFTIHTRWIETEFVNTIAPFAAPADADTEDEPGRETVVVEVGGKRLEVSLPSSLGMSLARTGLAAGARPKRRATKKAGSAASGDSLASPMQGTIVKVAVEEGQRVEEGDLVVVLEAMKMEQPLNAHRSGTIKGLTAEVGASLTSGALICEIKD
- a CDS encoding Maf family protein, whose amino-acid sequence is MTDQRRRLVLASASPARLGLLRQAGFAPEVIVSGVDEDALSAATPADLARVLAEAKATVVAALPEAAGALVVGCDSVLELDGAAYGKPGDAETATTRWKQIRGRAGVLQTGHCVIDTVSGRSVSATGSTAVRFGEPTDEEIAAYVATGEPLHVAGAFTLDGYGAPFVEAIEGSHGNVLGLSLPLLRGLLAQHGVAITDLWT
- a CDS encoding TetR/AcrR family transcriptional regulator, with translation MASSSDAPPRPMRADARRNYERLLGEARSAFAAHGTDASLEDVARRAGVGIGTLYRHFPTRHALMNAVFQEALADLLDRSRELAGAERPCQALVAWLRALITHAGEYRGLSRALMSASHDESSALTQCSSGLRAAGERLLVRARLSGAVRADVSIDDLMQLTNAIALAAEQTPDDPELADRLLTLTLTGLRAPEGAAPGGSA